One window of Siniperca chuatsi isolate FFG_IHB_CAS linkage group LG15, ASM2008510v1, whole genome shotgun sequence genomic DNA carries:
- the lgmn gene encoding legumain isoform X2, with protein sequence MYNSVFLVLLGLSLGLVRAFPSQQPDSGKNWVVIVAGSNGWYNYRHQADACHAYQIVHKNGIPDEQIVVMMYDDLAQNEDNPTPGILINRPNGTDVYKGVPKDYIGDDVTPENFLAVLKGDSSKVKGGSGKVLKSGPNDHVFVYFTDHGAPGILAFPNDDLNVKDLQEAIKYMHENKKYKRMVFYIEACESGSMMNHLPVDINVYATTAANAHESSYACYYDEKRDTYLGDWYSVNWMEDSDVEDLKKETLLKQFKIVKSHTNTSHVQQYGNKTMAHMKVVAFQGNPKANTQPAPMTLQPVTNLDLTPSPDVPLAILKRKMMASNDIRVARGLLMEINSHLKVREMLAETMRKVVESVTGNRLKAEDVLNERAELSQYQCYKAAVNHYKHNCFNWHRTEYEYALRHLYALVNLCERGYPAESIQLAMDSVCHFSK encoded by the exons ATGTATAACTCAGTCTTCCTCGTGCTGCTCGGCCTGAGTCTGGGGCTGGTAAGGGCATTTCCCTCCCAGCAGCCAGACAGTGGGAAAAACTGGGTGGTTATCGTGGCTGGCTCCAATGGCTGGTACAACTACAGACACCAG GCCGATGCTTGCCATGCCTACCAGATTGTCCACAAGAATGGCATCCCCGATGAGCAGATTGTGGTTATGATGTACGATGATTTGGCACAGAATGAGGA TAACCCCACCCCTGGGATATTGATCAACAGGCCGAATGGCACAGATGTGTACAAGGGAGTTCCTAAAGACTACATTGGGGAC GATGTGACCCCAGAAAACTTCCTGGCAGTGCTGAAGGGTGACTCCTCAAAAGTCAAAGGTGGATCTGGAAAAGTGTTGAAGAG CGGCCCCAACgatcatgtgtttgtgtacttcACCGACCACGGAGCGCCTGGTATTCTGGCCTTTCCTAATGATGAT ctcAATGTTAAAGACCTCCAAGAAGCCATTAAATACATGcatgaaaataagaaatacaaaAGG ATGGTGTTCTACATTGAGGCATGTGAGTCCGGGTCGATGATGAACCATCTGCCTGTTGACATTAACG tGTACGCCACCACAGCAGCCAACGCTCATGAGTCCTCTTACGCCTGCTACTACGACGAGAAGAGGGACACGTACCTGGGAGACTGGTACAGCGTTAACTGGATGGAGGACTCCGATGTG GAGGAcctgaaaaaagaaactttGCTGAAGCAGTTCAAGATTGTAAAGAGCCACACAAACACCAGCCACGTCCAGCAGTACGGAAACaag ACTATGGCCCACATGAAGGTTGTAGCATTTCAGGGTAACCCCAAGGCAAACACCCAACCCGCTCCAATGACCCTGCAGCCAGTTACAAATCTGGATCTGACCCCGAGCCCTGACGTTCCTCTGGCCATCCTCAAGAGGAAGATGATGGCCTCCAATGATATCAGAGTTGCAAGGGGGCTGCTGATGGAGATCAACTCCCACCTCAAG gtcagGGAGATGCTGGCTGAGACTATGCGCAAAGTGGTTGAGAGCGTGACCGGCAATAGGCTCAAGGCCGAGGACGTTCTCAACGAAAGAGCCGAACTGTCCCAGTATCAGTGCTACAAGGCTGCAGTCAACCACTACAAACATAACTGCTTCAACTGGCACAGAACTGAG TATGAATACGCTCTGAGACATCTGTACGCTCTGGTGAACCTGTGTGAGAGAGGATACCCTGCAGAGAG CATCCAGCTTGCCATGGACTCTGTGTGTCATTTCAGCAAGTAA
- the lgmn gene encoding legumain isoform X1: MYNSVFLVLLGLSLGLVRAFPSQQPDSGKNWVVIVAGSNGWYNYRHQADACHAYQIVHKNGIPDEQIVVMMYDDLAQNEDNPTPGILINRPNGTDVYKGVPKDYIGDDVTPENFLAVLKGDSSKVKGGSGKVLKSGPNDHVFVYFTDHGAPGILAFPNDDLNVKDLQEAIKYMHENKKYKRMVFYIEACESGSMMNHLPVDINVYATTAANAHESSYACYYDEKRDTYLGDWYSVNWMEDSDVEDLKKETLLKQFKIVKSHTNTSHVQQYGNKTMAHMKVVAFQGNPKANTQPAPMTLQPVTNLDLTPSPDVPLAILKRKMMASNDIRVARGLLMEINSHLKVREMLAETMRKVVESVTGNRLKAEDVLNERAELSQYQCYKAAVNHYKHNCFNWHRTEVYEYALRHLYALVNLCERGYPAESIQLAMDSVCHFSK; encoded by the exons ATGTATAACTCAGTCTTCCTCGTGCTGCTCGGCCTGAGTCTGGGGCTGGTAAGGGCATTTCCCTCCCAGCAGCCAGACAGTGGGAAAAACTGGGTGGTTATCGTGGCTGGCTCCAATGGCTGGTACAACTACAGACACCAG GCCGATGCTTGCCATGCCTACCAGATTGTCCACAAGAATGGCATCCCCGATGAGCAGATTGTGGTTATGATGTACGATGATTTGGCACAGAATGAGGA TAACCCCACCCCTGGGATATTGATCAACAGGCCGAATGGCACAGATGTGTACAAGGGAGTTCCTAAAGACTACATTGGGGAC GATGTGACCCCAGAAAACTTCCTGGCAGTGCTGAAGGGTGACTCCTCAAAAGTCAAAGGTGGATCTGGAAAAGTGTTGAAGAG CGGCCCCAACgatcatgtgtttgtgtacttcACCGACCACGGAGCGCCTGGTATTCTGGCCTTTCCTAATGATGAT ctcAATGTTAAAGACCTCCAAGAAGCCATTAAATACATGcatgaaaataagaaatacaaaAGG ATGGTGTTCTACATTGAGGCATGTGAGTCCGGGTCGATGATGAACCATCTGCCTGTTGACATTAACG tGTACGCCACCACAGCAGCCAACGCTCATGAGTCCTCTTACGCCTGCTACTACGACGAGAAGAGGGACACGTACCTGGGAGACTGGTACAGCGTTAACTGGATGGAGGACTCCGATGTG GAGGAcctgaaaaaagaaactttGCTGAAGCAGTTCAAGATTGTAAAGAGCCACACAAACACCAGCCACGTCCAGCAGTACGGAAACaag ACTATGGCCCACATGAAGGTTGTAGCATTTCAGGGTAACCCCAAGGCAAACACCCAACCCGCTCCAATGACCCTGCAGCCAGTTACAAATCTGGATCTGACCCCGAGCCCTGACGTTCCTCTGGCCATCCTCAAGAGGAAGATGATGGCCTCCAATGATATCAGAGTTGCAAGGGGGCTGCTGATGGAGATCAACTCCCACCTCAAG gtcagGGAGATGCTGGCTGAGACTATGCGCAAAGTGGTTGAGAGCGTGACCGGCAATAGGCTCAAGGCCGAGGACGTTCTCAACGAAAGAGCCGAACTGTCCCAGTATCAGTGCTACAAGGCTGCAGTCAACCACTACAAACATAACTGCTTCAACTGGCACAGAACTGAGGTA TATGAATACGCTCTGAGACATCTGTACGCTCTGGTGAACCTGTGTGAGAGAGGATACCCTGCAGAGAG CATCCAGCTTGCCATGGACTCTGTGTGTCATTTCAGCAAGTAA